From Micromonospora carbonacea:
CCCGAGGTGGTCGACGAGCAGCCCGGCGAGGTAGACGCTGGCCACGAGCGCGCCGACGAGCACGGTCATGCCGGTGGTAGCGAGGTTGTAGTAGAGCCGGCGGGCCGGCTGCCGGTACGCCCACGAGTACGCCCGGCTCATCAGCAGGCTGTCGGCGGTGTCCATGGCGGACATCCCGGCGGCGAACAGCAGCGGCAGGGTGAGCAGGGCCAGCACGGGCAGCCCCCCGGCGGCGGCGGTGCTCGCGGACAGGGCGAGCAGGGTCACCTCGCTTGCCGTCTCCAGGCCCAGGCCGAACAGGAACCCGACGGGCGCCATGTGCCAGGACGAGCGCACCAGCGAACGCGCCCGCGACCCCAGCACCCGCTGCACGAGGCCCCGGTTGAGCAGGTGCAGGTCCAGCTCCCGCTCGTCGAGGCCGCCGTGGCGCAGCCGCCGCCACAGCCGGGCCAGCCCGGCCAGCACCACGGCGTTGAGCCCGGCGACGAGGCTCAGGAACAGGGTGGCGGTGACGATCGCGACGGTGGCGCCCACCTCGCGGGCCTGCGCCAGGCCGAGGCCGGCGAGGCTGGTCGAGGCGAGCCCGACGATCAGGGCGAGCAGCAGCACCACGGCGCTGTGGCCGACGGCGAAGAAGAAGCCGACCCCGACGGGACGCCGGCCGCGCAGCAGCATCAGGCGGGTGGTGTCGTCGATGGCGGCGATGTGGTCGGCGTCGAAGGCGTGCCGCACCCCGAGGGCGTACGCGAGGGTGCCGGCCCCGGCCAGCCCGCCGGCCGCCGCGGGCTGGCCGTTCCAGTAGAGGTAGAGGCTCCAGCCGGCGACGTGCAGCACGGCGACGGCGAGCACGATGCCGCCGAGGCGTACCCGCTCGGCGCGGCTCCACCGGCCCGCCGGGGGCGCGGCGCTGACCACGGTCGTACTCATCGGGTTCCTCCACAGGGGTCGGTGCCGGTGACGTGGATGGCGTCGACCGGGCAGATCTCCAGGCACTCCAGGCAGCCGGTGCACGCCTGCGCGCGCACCAGCAGCCCGCCGGGGGTGGGTCGGATCGCGTGGGTGGGGCAGGTCAGCAGGCACGCGCCGCACCCCTGACAGCCGACGATGGTCACGGGGGCGGTCACGCGCGCCACCGGTAGCCGCGCGGGGTGACCATCCGGCCGGCGACGAGCCGGGTGCGGCTGCTGCCGACCACCACCACGCTGTACATGTCGACCACGGCCGGGTCGAGGGTGGCGAGGGTGGCCAGGTGCACCCGTTCGCCGGGCCGGCTGGCGTTGCGCACCACCCCCACCGGGGTGTCCGGCGGCCGGTGCGCGGCGAACGTCTTCAGGGCGGCGGCGAGCTGCCAGTCCCGGGCGCGGCTGCGCGGGTTGTAGAGCAGCGCCACGAAGTCGCCCTCCGCGGCGGCGGCGACGCGCCGCTCGATGACCTCCCACGGGGTGTGCAGGTCGGACAGGCTCAGGTAGGCGTGGTCGTGGCCCAGCGGCGCGCCGAGCAGCGCCGACGCGGCGAGCGCGGCGGTCACCCCGGGGACGCCGACGACGTCGACGCGGTCGTCGGCGTGCTCCAGGGCGGGGCTGGCCATCGCGTACACCCCGGCGTCGCCGGAGCCGACCAGCGCCACGGCGTGCCCGGCGGTGGCCTCGGCGACGGCGGCGCGGGCGCGTTCCTCCTCCGCGCCGAGGCCGCTGGCGAGGATCCGGGTGCCGGGACGCAGCACGTCGCGCACCTGGTCGACGTACTGGTCCAGGCCGACGACCACGGCGGCGCGGCGCAGCTCGGCGAGGGCGCGCGGGGTGCGCAGGTCGGCCGCGCCGGGGCCGAGGCCGACGATGGCCAGCCGGCCGCGCGGGGCGTGCCGGGCCACCGCGACGGTGGCCATCGCCGAGGCGGTCTTCGGCGCGACGAGCGTCGCGTCGGCGCGCCGGCCGGGCTCGCCGAGCAGCGCGGCGGCCTCCGCGACGCTGGGCGTGCCGACGGCCGCGCGGACCACCTCGCTGGGGTGCGGCACGTCGACGGCCGCCAGGTCCGCCGCCGGATGCGTCACCAGGGGTACGCCGAGCGCGTCGGCGGTCGCCCGGATCCCCGCCTCGTCGGCCTTGATGTCGGCGCTGGCCAGGCAGCGGACGCTGGCCGGGCTGAGGCCGGCGGCGGCGAGGACCCGGTCGAGCAGGTCGCGCACCTGCCCGGCGGGCACGCCCCGGCTGCCGCCCACGCCGACGACCAGCGACGGCGGCCGGAGCACGGCGGTGCGCCCGTCGGGCGGCACGACCCGGTCGGTGACGAGGAGCCGGGGCGAACCGGCGGGGGCGTCGGCGCGCACGTGCGGCGGCAGGGCCGGCAGCGGCCAGGCCGCGTCGGCGACGAGCCGCACCGGCTCGCCGTCGAGCAGGGCCCTGGTCACGGCGGCGACCGCCCCCTCGACGGGCCAGCCGAGCGTGTCCAGGCCGGGCAGGTCCGCCGCGTCGGTGGCGGTGGTGACCACCGGCCGGGCGTCGAGCAGCGCGCCGACGTCGGCGGCGAGGGCGTTCGCGCCCCCGGCGTGGCCGCCGAGCAGCGCCACGGCGTGCCGGGCGGCCTCGTCGACGACCACGACGGCCGGGTCGGTGCGCTTGTCGCCCAGCAGCGGGGCGAGGATCCGCACCACCGCCCCGGTGGCCAGGAACGCGACGACGGCGTCGTGCCCGGTGAACGCGGCGCGCAGCGCGTCGGCGGCGGTGTCGGCCTCGACGAGGCAGGCGTGCGGCCAGGCGGCGGCGAGGGTGCGGGCGTGGCGGCGGCCGGCGGCGGTGGCCGCGACGAGTCCGATGCGGGTCATCTGCGCTCCCCGGGGGACGGTGGGTGGTCGGCGGTGAGGACGAACACCGGGTTGGTGGCGGCGAGGCGCACCGACCCGCCGGGCAGGTCGGCGAGGCGGGCGGCGGAGAGCTGCACGCCCTCGACGCGGTAGCCGTGCCCGCGCAGCAGGTCGAGGGCGGGGGCGACCCGGTCCAGGGCGGCGACGGCGGCCACCACGCGGACGGGCCGGCGGGCGGCGACGGCGGCGAGGGCGGCCAGTCCGCCGCCGCCGACGAAGACGGCGTCCGGGTCGGGCAGCCCGGCCAGCGCCGCCGGGGCGGGACCGGCGACGACCCGCACGTCGACCCGGTGCGCGGCGGCGTTGCGCCGGACGAGGCCGACGGCGTCCGGGTCGCGTTCGACGGCGATCACGGCCGCGCCGAGCAGGGCGCACTCGATGCCGACGGAGCCGCTGCCCGCGCCGACGTCCCAGACGAGCCGGCCGAGGCGGGGGCGCAGCCGGGCCACGGCGAGGGCCCGCACCTCCGCCTTGGTGATCATCGAGTCACGGTGGGCGTAGGCGTCCTCGGGCAGCGCCCAGCCCCCGGCGGGCGCGGCGGCCGGCTGGTTGTCGGCGCGCGCCCCGGCCGCCGCCCCGCCGACGCCCGGACCGGCGGCGGGGCCGGGCTGGTCGGCCGGGTCGGCCGGCGGCGGGGCGGCGGGGCCGGGCGGCACGGGCGG
This genomic window contains:
- a CDS encoding HoxN/HupN/NixA family nickel/cobalt transporter, with the protein product MSTTVVSAAPPAGRWSRAERVRLGGIVLAVAVLHVAGWSLYLYWNGQPAAAGGLAGAGTLAYALGVRHAFDADHIAAIDDTTRLMLLRGRRPVGVGFFFAVGHSAVVLLLALIVGLASTSLAGLGLAQAREVGATVAIVTATLFLSLVAGLNAVVLAGLARLWRRLRHGGLDERELDLHLLNRGLVQRVLGSRARSLVRSSWHMAPVGFLFGLGLETASEVTLLALSASTAAAGGLPVLALLTLPLLFAAGMSAMDTADSLLMSRAYSWAYRQPARRLYYNLATTGMTVLVGALVASVYLAGLLVDHLGVSALAGYAALAEHFEQLGYAVVALFALAWVAAAALWKLRRYDERYGAPADGPADRGERAAPGEPGRVDRAAPGTADR
- a CDS encoding 4Fe-4S binding protein, giving the protein MTAPVTIVGCQGCGACLLTCPTHAIRPTPGGLLVRAQACTGCLECLEICPVDAIHVTGTDPCGGTR
- the cobJ gene encoding precorrin-3B C(17)-methyltransferase; this translates as MTRIGLVAATAAGRRHARTLAAAWPHACLVEADTAADALRAAFTGHDAVVAFLATGAVVRILAPLLGDKRTDPAVVVVDEAARHAVALLGGHAGGANALAADVGALLDARPVVTTATDAADLPGLDTLGWPVEGAVAAVTRALLDGEPVRLVADAAWPLPALPPHVRADAPAGSPRLLVTDRVVPPDGRTAVLRPPSLVVGVGGSRGVPAGQVRDLLDRVLAAAGLSPASVRCLASADIKADEAGIRATADALGVPLVTHPAADLAAVDVPHPSEVVRAAVGTPSVAEAAALLGEPGRRADATLVAPKTASAMATVAVARHAPRGRLAIVGLGPGAADLRTPRALAELRRAAVVVGLDQYVDQVRDVLRPGTRILASGLGAEEERARAAVAEATAGHAVALVGSGDAGVYAMASPALEHADDRVDVVGVPGVTAALAASALLGAPLGHDHAYLSLSDLHTPWEVIERRVAAAAEGDFVALLYNPRSRARDWQLAAALKTFAAHRPPDTPVGVVRNASRPGERVHLATLATLDPAVVDMYSVVVVGSSRTRLVAGRMVTPRGYRWRA
- the cbiT gene encoding precorrin-6Y C5,15-methyltransferase (decarboxylating) subunit CbiT is translated as MITKAEVRALAVARLRPRLGRLVWDVGAGSGSVGIECALLGAAVIAVERDPDAVGLVRRNAAAHRVDVRVVAGPAPAALAGLPDPDAVFVGGGGLAALAAVAARRPVRVVAAVAALDRVAPALDLLRGHGYRVEGVQLSAARLADLPGGSVRLAATNPVFVLTADHPPSPGERR